In Trichomycterus rosablanca isolate fTriRos1 chromosome 2, fTriRos1.hap1, whole genome shotgun sequence, the genomic window aaattattatttttcactcAGCTTATTTTAatgtctctttatttatttccctCTTGCTTTATGACACAGTCTAGACATACTTGGATGAAAGTACACTTGTAAAGGAGGCTCATTTACCAGCTTTATTTTTAGCTGTGCATCTCATTTCTCTACAGACTTCCTTGTAGGAACGATTACTAGGGTGGATTAAATTGTGCTTTTGGACTGTTGACAAACTACACATTGCTTTTTACCATATTAATTCTGCATAAACACATTGAAGTGAATGTTTTCATTAATGCTTTTATGTAAATCTGTGTATAACTAAAACCTAAGTTAGCAGTAAGCAGTTAGATaatgcaagaaaaaaaataaatacaaaattgcATACAGATTTGCAGCTGGTTTTATGATTTGTTGCCAATGGGTAAAATAACATGTAGTAAGTATGGTTAAGGTGAATGAACTTTCTTAAGTTCTTAGGaacaaaattattaaagaacacaaaaatagaaaaaaacctACACCGTCATTGTAAATACCTAGCAAAGCTTTAAAAACCCTAAGGTAAAGGATCCACATTATTGTGTCTGGAcaggtaagtaaagtaagtaagtaagtaaattttatttataaagcactcttaaaacaacttacattgaccaaagtgctcgaacaagcatacataacacaacattatgttaaaaaagtaagaaccaaataaaaatacagagtaagagagaaaataaaaacagataaaaatagactaaacaattataattaccacggctcctcactgttcaaatgccagcttataaaggtatgtttttaggagtgatttaaaacagCGGctgaaggtgcttgtcgaatattagtaggtagagtgttccatagcctcggagcataaactgcaaatgcacgatcaccttttagcttcaaacgagccctaggaacagtcaacaagttctgagtggctgatcttaaagatcgctgtgtgGTTGCAgaagaaagcataccactgagataagccggggcttgactattaagcgctttaaaaacaaataaaagcactttaaactgaatcctgtgctgaacaggcagccaatgtagtgaggcaaggacgggtgtaatatggtttattttcttggtattagtcagtaaccttgctgctgcattctggactacctgtaAGCGCTGCAACAGAGACTGATTAATCCCAATAgaatacagagaattacagtagtcaattcttgcagaaatgaatgcatgaataactttttccaggtcagaatagcagagaaaaggcttaatctttgcaatatttctgagctggaagaagccATTCCTTATtacagagttgatttgtttatcaaatctgaggtcagagtcaaagataacaccaagatttctcacagatgttttgacacatgtagacaagtgaccaaggttattggagacactattgatgtgatgaggacccccaaaaatgataacctctgacttgctttcattcagctgaaggaaattgtcagccatccacctcttCATGTcttcaagacaactgctaagagacatgaacgagccattgtcattcggtctaatgggaagataaagctgtatgtcatcagcatacaggtgaaagctgacattgtgcttcctaaAAATTAgacctaatggcagcatatagagagaaaaaaggaggggtTCTAGTATGGAcgcttgtggaacaccacaagagacatcagcagaagaagagaaatagctgataatattcactgaaaaggttctattcttaaaataagatatgaaccaattcagggcctctccctgtaaccccacccacttttccaggcgaccaacaagtatgtcatggtcaacagtatcaaaagcagaactaaggtccaataaaatgaggatggcacaatttccctcatcaacagtaagtagcaagtcatttgtcaccttcagaagagcagattcagtgctgtgcatagacttaaagccagattaaaaaatctcaaaaataccatctttagtcaaaaatggtaaaagctgagaatatacaaccttttccagcaatttagccaagaatgataatttagaaatcggcctatagttactaaccactgtagcatcaagattatgctttttgagcagaggtgtaactacagcatgtttaaagcatgATGGAACAGTACCAGTGGCTAGGGAAGTATTAATGATATCCAGGACAAAAGGTCCTAATATATCAAATGTCTCCCTAACTATCTGTGGGGGCATCACATCAAGTGGGGAGGTTGTTGGCTTTCTTTTCAGCACCAAATCTGTTAATTCGGAGATTGAAAGAGCCTTAAACTTATTAAAGACACCCGGGCGCGGCGGTGGAAGTGGAGAATCTATACCCAAGTAAGTAATGCCAGAcctaattgttttagttttttccacaaaaaagtttaaaaactcttcacatactctaggagaaggaacatttccaacttcgggtgatgatttaagtaaataatttattgtaCTGAACAGTACTTTAGGTCTGTTGTAATTTTTGGCAATTATGCCTGAAAAGTATGCCTCTCTAGCGGACTTAACAGCTAGATGATAGTCTTCAAGgcaacctttaaaaatatccaaccttacttgcaatctgtcctttctccatttccgttccgctcttctacaagcctgtctaatttcctgtgtggctgcatttaaccagggctgaacttttggttttaagtgtttaaatttcataggggcaagagaatccagaacagttgaacagttataattaaaagaagtaACTAACTCATCCACATTAGCATGAGTCTGACCATAGTTGGGCAATTTTAACATGTCAGAAAAGGCTCTGGAAAAATCGTTAGATGTAGACAAAGTGGTAATCCTTGACCAGTGCCCTAAAACAGGAGCAGGGAAATGTGCAGTTAAAGTTAAGCTAAAGACTACTGGCATATGATCAGAGAAACTAGCCTCCTCGATATCTAGTTTGTCAATATCAAAACCAGATGAAAACACCAAATCAAGTGTGTGACCTTGCACATGGGTGGGCTTATGAATATGTTGAATAAAACTAAAAGAGTCCAGTAGTTGATTAAAATCATTCACCTGATATTTATCAGGGCAGcagacatgaatattaaaatcaccaagaagcagggccggcgctaggggggggggctgaggggggcattgcccccccaaattgtgtctttgcccccccaagcaaagcagtccagaaccagggctagggggggctgaggggggcattgcccccccaagcaaagcagtccagaaccggggctgccaAGAAGCAGAATGCTGTCAGACATAGGTACAATCATAGCAAGGAATTCAGCAAGCTCAGTGATGAAGTCGCTGTTTGGTTTTGGAGGTCTGTATACTACTGCACAGAGTAATGGAAGAACAGAGTGAGATTTAAAAACCAATGCttcaaaacttttaaaagtCCCAATATTCAGCATTTGGCATCTCAGACGCTGTTTAAACACCACCGCAACTCCTCCGCCTCTACCCGTATTCCGAGGTAAACTGAAGAGACTTTTGGGCATAGTTCCAAGAAGGGGGCGGAGTTTTGCATTCACCACCTGTAGCCCATGTCTCAGTTAAAAACAACAGGTCCAAACCGTGAGAAgtgaaaaagtcatttaaaataaacgtcTTATTATGGACAGAGCACGCATTTATCAGTGCGATATGGACTGACACAGAATGAGACtgcagtaacggtgtgtgtCCCAGTGCTCTGAGATTGACAGTATTAACTCCTCTGTTTCTGACTCGGAGTCTCTGCCGTGGCTGAAGGTGTGTAGCGGGCTGATCAGGAACCACAGGTACCAACCAGGTGAGACGCGGTTCGAGACTACACAGAGATACTGCTCGGGAGTTCTGGTCATTGGGAGTATATGGCGCATGCTGAGAAAACCCCACTTTACCATCCGAGCAGTTCCTTAGTCTCACTGGGACAAGCTTTCTGGTGGGAAAAGCTTTCACTGGGACAGGAGCCcttgtgaatataacgaggccggcgaaggagtccaagctgtttgatgactagaatacacgatggagtagtgtaattgttgaacttcatcagctggtcaacagaatagttcaacattgtgcTGATCGCAGGAAAACTCACCCACCGTTAGCCACATAGCTGTAAATTGTAATCCAGACCATTTCAGGATGTGAAGAAAACGTACAAGCATCAGCATCATTTAAAATGATCCAACACACACCgtagtcttttagtatccaaCAGGCGCTGAGATTATCCGATGAAAAAGAAATAGAGCAACAGGGGCAGTAGTAATAACAGGAGTGTGTAAAAAGatcaaaatgaaaagaaaaatactataaaaatacaataaaatatgataaaatacgataacggtagcggcagccagatgcgccagcgtccacaaTCACCATGACAACATTAATTAGGTGTACACAGTAAAGAAGAACAGGTTAACTGTTTATTTGAAGGAAGTCCGTGTTGACGTTCGTTCTGCTGGTCAAGAAACTACTCACCTGCTTCTGAGAACAACATCGTGAAACAGCAGCTTTTCACCATAGTGCCATGGAGTTTCCAGATCTGGGTGAACACTGTTCAGAAAAGTCCTGCACGCAGTTGGATTTTCTGCCGATGAGATGTGATGCGTGTGAAGGAATTTTCTGCAAAGACCACATAACTTACGCTAGTCACAAGTGTACTTCCTCGTATAAAAAGGATGTCCAAGTCCCAGTGTGCCCACTTTGCAATACCCCAATTCCCATCAAAAGAGGGGAAATGCCAGATATCAAGGTTGGGGAGCATATAGACCGTGACTGCAAGTCTGATCCTgcacaaagaaaaagaaagatttttacaaataaatgctCCAAAGGAGGCTGCAAGCAGAAGGAAATGATTCGTGTGACCTGTGACCAGTGTCACCTGAACTACTGTCTTAAGCACAGACATCCACTGGACCATGATTGTAAGACTGATGGCAAGTCAGTCTCTAAATCAggacatgctgctttaatacgAGCTCAGTGTGCTTCCAGCAGTAGCGCAACAGGCTCATCCATCACAGGAAGCTCCAGAAATGCTTCGACTGTGGCAAATGGGAACATACGCACACGGAATAGCAGTGCACAAAGGACGTCGGCCTCTTCAGCGGTTCATCCTCCAACACAAAATCCAATACCTTCATCAGCATCCTTTCAGGCTGGATTGACAGAGGAGCAGGCTCTCCAACGAGCATTAGAGATGTCACTGGCTGAATCGCCCCGAACCACccagtctacactcagtcctcAGGAGCAGGAGGATCTGGCGCTGGCTCAGGCCCTTGCTGCTAGTGAGGAGGAGTACCGACGACAGCAGCAGAGACAACAGGAAAGGGATTCCAAGCAGTCCAACTGCCTTCTTTCATAATGTCAGCTCAAGAGGATCCAATGCAATCTGCCTCAACCTATACAGAAAAACACTGGTACCAGTTATCTGAACAGACCATTCCTCAGTTCAGCATACGGTCTCCACAGACTGACGATGCACTCATTTTAACTACAGAGctgtatgtaaatattttatattataatcaGATTAATACATATTCAGTGTAGATGTTTctgaaaataaattattttaaacatattgtaaaaaaaaaaaaaaaaaaaaaaaaaaaaaaaaacgtgagccagtgatagctcagtggttaaggtactggactagtaaacagaaggttgccggttcaagccccgccaccaccaagttgccactgttgggtccctgagcaaggcccttaaccctcaattgctcatcgtgttctgctcgttgagtaagtcgctttggataaaagcgtctgctaaatgctgaaaatgtaaatgtaaatgtaaactgcaCTGCATGCAAAACTTTCCTCATAAAAAGAAGCACATCTAAAACAGAAAAGTTGCACATGATAAGAACGTCCATAGAACATGTGGCTTTTAACATGTGATACTGTTAATCTGTGTCTGCAGATACCTTACAGAGTTTGTGGACCTGGGAAATGTTTCAGCTCTGAGAACTTTCCGTGTACTTCGAGCGCTCAAAACAATTACTGTGATTCCTGGTGGGTAAAACCACTAACCTTTTTTAACCACTTTTCATGTCTaccattaatttaaaaatgaatctACAATACATAAATTAGACTATATaccaggggtgcccatactttTGTGACTTGGGATCTACTATTTTCAGTTGACAAGTCGTCGCAATCTACTTTTTAAAGTTTGGCATCATCATTTTTCAGTCATTCAGCACTACAGAGTAAGCGATTGAAAAATCACACTGATGGAAAATATCTGCTGATACCAATTCTCAAGCAGGTTTCCAAGTGTTCTGGTGGACTGATATTTagactttattattttaatgtgggaaatatgtggcacattttcttaCGTTTGGATacttttcctcagccagcagttcCAAAATTCAGCCCAGAGAGATTGAAGGGTTAAAATTTCATTGTGATCAACATATTGGGCACCCTTGCTATATACTATATGgttgaatatacagtatattgacaGAATctctgatttgttaatttccttaaaactttatttaactgacaaaggtACAAAGCAAACATTCTGAATGTTTTACTGACccacattttatatttaaaaaaatataaacaaatagaattagatgcctgcaacacaattaAAGTTGCTACAGAGGTGTGTTTAGCACTGTTACATCACCCTTCTTATTAAATACAATTCATTTGGGCATTGGGGACACTAATATTTGAAGATTTGCAAGTTATTTTTTCGATTTATGCTTGATACCAGACTTCAACTGTTTAACTATCAGTGGTTACTGTTGCCTGATTCTCTTCTTCATGATACATCATtcatgatgtttgtttgtttggttatattcatgacagaaatggtagttactcattacacaagattcatcagttcacaaggttatcacagtcatggacaatgttgtatctccaattcacctcacttgcatgtctttctactgtgggaggaaaccggagcaccaggagaaaacccactcagacacagggagaacatgcaaactccacacagaaaggacccggaccgcccc contains:
- the LOC134333930 gene encoding AN1-type zinc finger protein 2A-like, which produces MEFPDLGEHCSEKSCTQLDFLPMRCDACEGIFCKDHITYASHKCTSSYKKDVQVPVCPLCNTPIPIKRGEMPDIKVGEHIDRDCKSDPAQRKRKIFTNKCSKGGCKQKEMIRVTCDQCHLNYCLKHRHPLDHDCKTDGKSVSKSGHAALIRAQCASSSSATGSSITGSSRNASTVANGNIRTRNSSAQRTSASSAVHPPTQNPIPSSASFQAGLTEEQALQRALEMSLAESPRTTQSTLSPQEQEDLALAQALAASEEEYRRQQQRQQERDSKQSNCLLS